The Methanolacinia petrolearia DSM 11571 genome has a segment encoding these proteins:
- a CDS encoding zinc-dependent metalloprotease family protein, whose protein sequence is MNGDEKMKAKKGMRALSLLIVLALVGAMIVPVVSAEEQNESIEEPTNSQAIFEIVGYTNDFQNNVLSSSKTADSLAKEYGKLNIPSRIERYDIVQFDQVAMKTDQKNSLKVTIYDKEYTMTLGRMNFENIDDGIDSYSGSIEGLDDSVAIFTFDKNLVYGTIQLQDEIIYIKPVQNKEYAMKTAMPLHIVYSSKDVKQAEKPSRIDLDVTPLPNINLSGTYQPVENTESTSSAKSWAYVYVLVATDEEFDELESNWVSAAQSYMAQAAYQYERPDIGVYLNVVKYDSDSVKMASLSGDNRKYSDPLGLFFETFTPSYLDSENADIAIYLGGNDRSGGVQGAAWGYDNYANPNTRNYCRYAWSQMVGDSSDFTYDGSYHARVYCMIHEFGHIFNANHENSGGTNQAYFWYENHIGKWTVMRSLYIGNPQNTWEYSSPSYHGDTDCNNAGAINEVKGNIAGLA, encoded by the coding sequence ATGAATGGAGACGAAAAAATGAAAGCAAAGAAAGGAATGCGGGCTTTGAGCCTGCTAATTGTATTGGCACTCGTAGGGGCGATGATAGTTCCGGTTGTTAGTGCAGAAGAACAGAATGAAAGTATAGAAGAACCGACTAATTCTCAAGCAATTTTTGAAATAGTCGGTTATACCAATGATTTTCAGAATAATGTGTTATCCAGTAGCAAAACTGCCGATTCATTGGCAAAGGAATATGGGAAGTTAAACATTCCCTCAAGAATTGAAAGGTACGATATCGTCCAATTCGATCAGGTTGCTATGAAAACCGATCAAAAAAATTCGTTGAAAGTGACAATTTACGATAAAGAGTATACAATGACTCTTGGAAGAATGAATTTTGAAAATATTGATGATGGTATCGATTCATACTCCGGAAGTATTGAAGGGTTAGATGATTCGGTTGCGATATTTACATTTGATAAAAATCTTGTTTATGGTACTATCCAGCTTCAAGATGAAATCATCTATATAAAACCTGTACAGAATAAGGAATATGCTATGAAGACAGCAATGCCTCTACATATAGTGTATTCATCAAAGGACGTAAAGCAGGCCGAAAAACCATCCCGTATTGATTTAGATGTAACACCACTTCCAAACATAAATTTATCTGGAACATATCAACCTGTAGAAAATACAGAATCAACGAGTTCAGCTAAAAGCTGGGCATATGTATATGTACTTGTTGCAACAGACGAAGAATTTGATGAACTTGAATCAAACTGGGTTTCTGCTGCACAAAGTTACATGGCTCAGGCAGCATATCAGTATGAAAGGCCGGATATTGGTGTATACCTGAATGTTGTAAAGTATGATTCGGATTCAGTTAAAATGGCAAGTTTATCCGGTGATAACAGAAAATATTCAGATCCTCTTGGTTTATTTTTTGAAACGTTCACTCCATCATATCTTGATAGCGAAAATGCTGATATTGCGATATACCTCGGCGGAAACGACAGAAGCGGAGGAGTACAAGGTGCAGCGTGGGGCTATGATAATTATGCAAACCCGAATACCCGCAATTACTGTCGGTATGCCTGGTCGCAGATGGTAGGTGACTCCAGCGATTTCACTTATGACGGTTCATATCATGCGAGAGTCTATTGCATGATCCATGAATTTGGACATATCTTCAACGCAAATCATGAAAATTCAGGTGGGACGAATCAGGCTTACTTCTGGTATGAAAATCATATTGGAAAATGGACTGTTATGCGTAGTCTTTACATAGGGAATCCTCAAAACACCTGGGAATATTCATCCCCAAGCTATCATGGCGACACAGATTGTAATAATGCAGGAGCGATAAATGAAGTAAAAGGCAATATTGCCGGTCTGGCTTAG
- a CDS encoding site-2 protease family protein, giving the protein MSDLITLNWIFIILFIVALYLAVISYIKSNNLWEKHITFFGPFLALKTDNVRFLDWFRNYTGFFRIYGTIGAIVVAVVSVFFSVLMIFSFLFYLKETPPNTEIFHATNLLAIPGVNDFIPLTFAVIFGLVFAMAIHELGHGILARVEDMRVKSTGLLFFVIPIGAFVEPDEEDVEKSRGMPKIRMFGAGITNNLVVSLICLVLLAGLVGMLTPSDSAYIYGVHTGYPAYNASVPPDSLILAIDGETVSSYMDVSRILNGTSPGDTISLSILNSGEESLYNITLSEWPEGSGAKDSGFMGISYYNNQVISDTFSAYTLSPLGPMFLSYIPINVFMGDDTSGLGFLLIDRPYQVAWNEPFPGYFQVLQVVFWLFWWNFVLGTFNALPLVPLDGGYILREAADRFAERIGRPSLGKVISGAVIFIVLFALIGTIFIGVLADAGISFSV; this is encoded by the coding sequence ATGAGCGACCTGATAACACTTAACTGGATATTCATAATTTTATTCATTGTGGCGCTGTATCTTGCAGTGATCTCATATATCAAATCCAATAACCTGTGGGAGAAGCATATCACTTTCTTCGGGCCTTTTCTCGCGTTGAAGACCGATAATGTCCGCTTTTTGGACTGGTTCAGGAACTATACCGGTTTCTTCAGGATATACGGAACAATCGGGGCCATTGTTGTCGCGGTGGTCTCCGTATTCTTCTCGGTCCTGATGATCTTTTCATTCCTGTTCTACCTGAAGGAGACACCGCCTAACACCGAGATCTTCCATGCTACAAATCTCCTCGCGATTCCGGGAGTGAACGATTTCATTCCTCTTACATTCGCGGTGATATTCGGGCTTGTCTTTGCAATGGCGATTCATGAACTCGGCCACGGTATCCTTGCCCGGGTCGAGGATATGAGGGTGAAGAGCACCGGGCTGCTATTCTTCGTCATTCCTATCGGGGCGTTCGTCGAACCTGACGAAGAAGATGTCGAGAAGTCGAGAGGAATGCCGAAGATAAGAATGTTCGGGGCAGGTATCACCAACAATCTCGTCGTCTCCCTGATCTGCCTCGTCCTGCTCGCAGGCCTTGTAGGTATGCTTACTCCTTCGGATTCGGCGTACATCTACGGCGTTCATACCGGGTATCCTGCCTATAATGCATCTGTTCCTCCCGATTCGCTGATTCTTGCGATCGACGGGGAGACAGTCTCCAGCTATATGGACGTGAGCAGAATCCTGAACGGCACGAGTCCGGGTGATACGATCTCCCTGTCGATCCTGAATTCAGGGGAGGAGTCGTTATACAATATTACTCTCTCCGAATGGCCCGAAGGTTCAGGCGCAAAGGATTCGGGATTCATGGGAATCTCGTATTATAACAACCAGGTAATCAGTGACACATTCAGTGCATACACTCTCAGTCCTCTCGGGCCGATGTTCCTGAGTTACATCCCGATCAACGTATTCATGGGCGACGATACCTCGGGTCTCGGTTTCCTCCTGATAGACAGGCCCTATCAGGTTGCGTGGAACGAGCCATTCCCTGGATACTTCCAGGTTCTGCAGGTGGTCTTTTGGCTGTTCTGGTGGAATTTTGTTCTCGGAACATTCAACGCCCTTCCGCTCGTCCCACTCGACGGCGGGTACATTCTTCGCGAGGCTGCCGACAGGTTTGCGGAGAGGATCGGCCGTCCGTCTCTCGGGAAGGTCATCTCTGGTGCTGTAATATTTATCGTGCTCTTCGCACTGATCGGAACGATATTCATTGGTGTACTGGCCGATGCAGGGATATCGTTTTCAGTCTGA
- the rnhB gene encoding ribonuclease HII: protein MICGIDEAGKGSVLGPMVIGGVAGKDLSEFVKKGFADSKTLSPRRREQFYEEIVAEFKTTTVVLSAAMIDELRSSMTMNEIVARSHARAITDLMPDTAYVDACDVNEVRYAETISGFLKNDIAIVSKHKADDLYAVVSAASIVAKVTRDRMIEDLKSQWGNIGSGYPSDPDTIAFLKRYIEERGEPPSIARMSWKTISNMMAKKNQKKLFEF from the coding sequence GTGATTTGTGGGATAGATGAAGCCGGAAAAGGTTCGGTATTGGGTCCGATGGTAATCGGCGGGGTTGCAGGAAAAGATCTCTCAGAGTTCGTGAAGAAGGGTTTTGCCGATTCGAAGACTCTCTCTCCCCGGCGGCGCGAGCAGTTTTACGAAGAGATTGTTGCGGAATTTAAAACAACGACGGTCGTTCTGTCTGCGGCGATGATAGACGAACTCCGTTCCTCCATGACAATGAACGAGATTGTTGCCCGTTCGCATGCACGTGCGATTACGGATCTCATGCCTGATACGGCATATGTCGACGCCTGCGATGTAAATGAGGTAAGGTACGCTGAGACGATCTCGGGCTTCCTGAAGAACGACATTGCCATAGTGTCGAAGCATAAGGCGGACGATCTCTATGCAGTCGTGAGTGCGGCCAGCATCGTTGCGAAGGTCACCCGCGACAGGATGATCGAAGACCTGAAATCCCAATGGGGTAATATCGGCAGTGGTTACCCGTCCGATCCCGATACCATTGCCTTCCTTAAGCGTTATATCGAAGAAAGAGGGGAGCCTCCGTCAATAGCACGAATGAGCTGGAAGACGATCTCGAATATGATGGCTAAAAAAAACCAGAAGAAATTATTTGAGTTCTGA
- a CDS encoding potassium channel family protein, which yields MYIIIIGLGGIGKNLVATAAEHGDSVVVIDKDEERCNEILEHYDVLAITGNSTNRAILEDAGIDRADAVVTTTSDDAVNLMTCWLAKRFNVKSLISIVNEIEHSELFKEVGVIISENPDELVAKRLYYWSENPDMQQLASIPGGTIFEITVEKNAPFVDHEIRELEVKDFVFIAIKRDGKGLIIPSGTITIQPDDTIIVFTKKDSEEKCMKILNKQLKGTK from the coding sequence ATGTATATCATAATTATCGGCCTTGGCGGAATCGGGAAAAACCTTGTCGCAACAGCAGCCGAGCACGGCGACAGCGTCGTCGTAATCGACAAAGACGAGGAGAGATGCAACGAAATTCTCGAGCATTACGATGTCCTGGCAATTACAGGTAATTCAACGAACAGGGCGATCCTGGAAGATGCAGGAATCGACCGTGCCGATGCGGTCGTAACCACTACGAGCGACGATGCCGTCAATCTCATGACATGCTGGCTGGCCAAGAGATTCAATGTAAAGAGCCTGATCTCCATCGTAAACGAGATCGAGCACTCCGAATTATTCAAGGAAGTCGGCGTGATTATCAGCGAGAATCCGGACGAACTTGTCGCAAAAAGGCTCTACTACTGGTCAGAAAACCCTGACATGCAGCAGCTTGCGTCAATACCCGGCGGAACGATATTTGAGATTACGGTCGAAAAGAATGCACCGTTCGTAGATCACGAGATTAGAGAATTAGAGGTCAAGGATTTTGTCTTTATTGCAATCAAGAGAGACGGGAAAGGCCTGATAATTCCTAGCGGCACGATCACCATTCAGCCGGACGACACGATTATCGTGTTCACCAAGAAAGACTCCGAAGAGAAGTGCATGAAGATCCTTAACAAGCAGCTGAAAGGAACGAAATAA
- a CDS encoding NAD(P)/FAD-dependent oxidoreductase has product MKSEYDVLVIGGGPGGALAAKTAVESGLTACIIEKRPAIGAPVRCAEGIGEDLISEFFDEVDPKWISAKIERAKIIAPDGSSFYLDPAMAGNEVGYVLDRKFFDRDLVWQAVDAGAECYVRARAVDAIVEDGYVKGAVIEYGGERYEVRAKVVIAADGVESKFSRYCGIDTTVPLRELETCAQYLMTNIDIEPGVTVFYVGRDVAPEGYIWIFPKGERSANVGIGISGTQSKDGKRAKDYLDKYVKENFPEGKVIELIIGGVSVCEPLECTVANGLIVVGDAARLSDPITGGGIYNAMYSGKLAAEVAAECIANNDWSRDALMKYDETWRESRLGKALQRNYQIKEIFVKLDDNQLNAILNSVNNLAMKEFSTLTLIKELMRLNPKVLKDLKGLKKYFE; this is encoded by the coding sequence ATGAAGAGTGAATATGATGTCCTGGTGATTGGCGGGGGACCCGGCGGGGCGCTCGCTGCAAAGACCGCAGTCGAATCCGGACTTACCGCCTGTATTATCGAAAAAAGACCGGCAATCGGCGCACCTGTCAGGTGTGCGGAGGGTATCGGGGAGGATTTGATCTCGGAATTTTTCGATGAAGTAGACCCCAAGTGGATCTCGGCAAAGATCGAACGGGCCAAGATAATCGCTCCGGATGGCTCTTCTTTCTACCTGGACCCTGCAATGGCAGGCAATGAAGTGGGATATGTTCTGGATCGTAAATTTTTCGATCGCGATCTTGTCTGGCAGGCTGTAGATGCGGGTGCCGAATGTTATGTGCGGGCCCGTGCTGTGGATGCGATTGTCGAGGACGGCTATGTAAAGGGCGCTGTCATCGAATACGGGGGAGAAAGATACGAGGTCCGTGCGAAGGTCGTAATTGCGGCTGACGGTGTCGAATCGAAGTTCTCAAGGTACTGCGGGATCGATACGACTGTTCCGCTCAGGGAACTTGAAACCTGTGCACAGTATCTCATGACCAATATCGATATCGAGCCCGGTGTAACGGTCTTCTATGTCGGAAGAGATGTGGCTCCCGAAGGCTACATCTGGATATTTCCGAAGGGCGAGAGATCCGCGAATGTCGGCATAGGCATCTCGGGAACCCAGTCCAAAGACGGAAAAAGGGCGAAGGATTACCTCGATAAGTACGTTAAGGAGAACTTCCCCGAAGGAAAGGTCATCGAGTTGATAATCGGCGGTGTCTCGGTATGCGAACCCCTTGAGTGCACTGTTGCAAACGGGCTTATAGTCGTCGGTGATGCGGCAAGGCTCAGCGACCCCATAACAGGCGGCGGCATATACAATGCAATGTATTCGGGTAAACTTGCAGCCGAGGTTGCGGCAGAGTGTATTGCGAATAATGACTGGAGCAGGGATGCTCTTATGAAATATGATGAAACCTGGCGTGAATCAAGGCTTGGAAAGGCTCTCCAGCGCAACTACCAGATTAAGGAGATCTTTGTAAAACTTGACGACAACCAGTTAAATGCAATCCTGAATTCGGTCAACAATCTCGCGATGAAGGAGTTCTCTACTCTTACCCTGATCAAGGAGCTGATGAGGCTCAATCCCAAGGTGCTTAAGGATCTTAAAGGGCTTAAGAAATATTTTGAATAA
- a CDS encoding 4Fe-4S binding protein — translation MIVIRREICGYCGACVSVCPEAALELVDAYLEIDAEKCKNCRICVRVCPLGALGVSDEE, via the coding sequence ATGATCGTAATTCGTAGGGAGATTTGCGGATACTGCGGAGCCTGTGTTTCAGTCTGTCCTGAGGCTGCGCTGGAACTTGTTGATGCATATCTTGAAATCGATGCGGAAAAGTGTAAAAACTGCAGGATCTGCGTAAGGGTCTGCCCTCTCGGTGCACTGGGGGTTTCGGATGAAGAGTGA